The following coding sequences lie in one Maylandia zebra isolate NMK-2024a linkage group LG14, Mzebra_GT3a, whole genome shotgun sequence genomic window:
- the clrn1 gene encoding clarin-1 isoform X1 codes for MPGRQKQLLFSVCGLLGLSCALTAAVATGLPLWLRGAVLCRTGAELVNATGAELDKFVGELSYGLFHGQRVKQCGLGGRAARFSFFPDLLSAIPTGLHVTVIFFCGVVTLFSSVATGFFFFNAFGRPYETLQGPVGLYLWTFITCVGSCLVMVLFVSEVKLSRLSERIANFNEGNFIFQTYTERYDRCFWLFFLIFLLQGLNALLVRLAGIQFPFQQNKEVELSGGAADLMY; via the exons atgCCGGGCAGACAGAAGCAGCTCCTCTTCTCCGTGTGCGGGCTCCTCGGCCTCTCCTGTGCGCTCACGGCCGCGGTGGCCACCGGCCTGCCACTCTGGCTCCGCGGGGCCGTGCTGTGCCGCACCGGGGCCGAGCTCGTCAACGCCACCGGGGCCGAGCTGGACAAGTTCGTGGGCGAGCTGAGCTACGGGCTGTTCCACGGACAGCGCGTGAAGCAGTGCGGGCTGGGGGGCCGCGCGGCGCGCTTCTCCT TCTTTCCTGACCTCCTGAGTGCCATCCCCACGGGCCTCCACGTCACCGtcatcttcttctgtggtgttgtGACACTCTTCTCCTCCGTGGCCAccggcttcttcttcttcaacgCCTTCGGCAGACCCTACGAGACGCTGCAAGGCCCCGTGGGACTTTACCTGTGGACCTTCATCACCT GTGTCGGCAGCTGCCTCGTCATGGTCCTGTTTGTGTCGGAGGTAAAGCTCAGTCGTCTGTCCGAGCGGATTGCCAACTTCAATGAGGGGAATTTCATCTTCCAGACGTACACCGAGCGCTACGACCGATGCTTCTGGCTCttcttcctcatcttcctccttcaGGGACTGAACGCCCTGCTGGTCCGACTGGCGGGAATCCAGTTTCCCTTTCAACAAAACAAAGAGGTGGAGCTGA
- the clrn1 gene encoding clarin-1 isoform X2 has protein sequence MRFPPDCVGSASRDKAALSLQDLRLCFSAELFVSRQRLCGTFVSLRGCSSSGGVTVTAELSGEVEHAPVFPDLLSAIPTGLHVTVIFFCGVVTLFSSVATGFFFFNAFGRPYETLQGPVGLYLWTFITCVGSCLVMVLFVSEVKLSRLSERIANFNEGNFIFQTYTERYDRCFWLFFLIFLLQGLNALLVRLAGIQFPFQQNKEVELSGGAADLMY, from the exons ATGAGGTTTCCGCCTGATTGCGTGGGATCTGCGAGCAGAGACAAAGCCGCTCTGTCCCTGCAGGACCTGCGTCTCTGCTTCAGTGCAGAGCTTTTTGTTTCACGTCAGCGTCTCTGTGGGACGTTTGTCAGCCTTCGTGGGTGTTCCAGCAGTGGGGGTGTTACTGTCACAGCTGAACTTAGTGGGGAGGTGGAGCACGCTCCAG TCTTTCCTGACCTCCTGAGTGCCATCCCCACGGGCCTCCACGTCACCGtcatcttcttctgtggtgttgtGACACTCTTCTCCTCCGTGGCCAccggcttcttcttcttcaacgCCTTCGGCAGACCCTACGAGACGCTGCAAGGCCCCGTGGGACTTTACCTGTGGACCTTCATCACCT GTGTCGGCAGCTGCCTCGTCATGGTCCTGTTTGTGTCGGAGGTAAAGCTCAGTCGTCTGTCCGAGCGGATTGCCAACTTCAATGAGGGGAATTTCATCTTCCAGACGTACACCGAGCGCTACGACCGATGCTTCTGGCTCttcttcctcatcttcctccttcaGGGACTGAACGCCCTGCTGGTCCGACTGGCGGGAATCCAGTTTCCCTTTCAACAAAACAAAGAGGTGGAGCTGA